A part of Pirellulaceae bacterium genomic DNA contains:
- a CDS encoding ABC transporter ATP-binding protein, which yields MNRGLQATETRAVVFESRDITRVYRMGEVDVCALRGTSLTLFEGEFVVLVGPSGSGKSTLLNILGALDLPTSGQVFYRGQELTKMSEAQLTRFRRTNVGFVFQFYNLIPSLTAEENVALVTEICENPLAPSEALELVGLAERRHHFPSQLSGGEQQRVAIARAIAKRPGVLLCDEPTGALDVTTGVRVLEVIQRVNEELGTTTAVITHNAMIAEMADRVISMSDGRIVNQRQNMRRLAPHEIQW from the coding sequence ATGAATAGAGGTCTTCAAGCAACAGAAACTCGTGCGGTAGTTTTTGAGTCCCGCGACATCACCCGGGTTTATCGGATGGGCGAAGTGGACGTGTGTGCACTACGTGGAACGAGTTTGACACTGTTCGAAGGGGAATTCGTAGTTCTGGTTGGACCATCGGGCAGCGGCAAATCGACGCTACTCAATATCTTGGGGGCACTGGACTTGCCTACATCCGGTCAGGTGTTCTATCGCGGTCAAGAATTGACGAAGATGTCCGAAGCCCAGTTGACCCGATTCCGTCGAACCAACGTGGGCTTTGTCTTCCAATTCTATAATCTGATTCCCAGCCTGACGGCCGAAGAAAATGTAGCATTGGTAACTGAGATTTGCGAAAACCCGTTAGCGCCCAGTGAAGCACTGGAGCTGGTGGGGCTCGCCGAGCGACGTCATCATTTCCCATCACAGCTTTCCGGTGGCGAACAGCAACGGGTTGCCATTGCTCGCGCCATTGCTAAGCGCCCCGGTGTGCTGCTGTGCGATGAACCTACCGGAGCGCTGGATGTGACCACTGGAGTGCGCGTGCTGGAGGTCATTCAGCGCGTCAATGAAGAATTGGGCACAACGACGGCCGTCATCACGCACAACGCCATGATCGCCGAGATGGCCGATCGGGTAATCAGCATGTCCGACGGTCGAATCGTCAATCAGCGTCAAAACATGCGACGCCTGGCACCTCATGAAATCCAATGGTGA